A window of Narcine bancroftii isolate sNarBan1 chromosome 6, sNarBan1.hap1, whole genome shotgun sequence genomic DNA:
GGTGTGGGCGGGACTTGGCCGCGAGCGTGGCGAACGTGATCGGCGCGCTGATTGGCCGGGGCGAAATTGCTACGTGCAGCGCAGCTCCTTATATGGAGTGGTGGGCGGGGCTCACCCGATATAAAGAGCGAGTGCCGGCCGAACGCTGTGTGCTGAGacggctttttttttaaaaaggtaactcTTAACGTGAGAGGCGatctgcctccctccctctctgactgAGCGATGTGTCACGGACGCGCAGCGGCACCTTCCCTGCCGCCTCTGCCCCCTTCCTCCTGGGGTAAGCTGCTGCAAAGAATCGCCGACCTGACCGGCAGCTCGCCTGCCCAGGATCTGCCGTGCCCGCTGGAGCGCAAAGCAGAACCCAGCCTGGATAGTGACAGCGGTAAGTCCCGTCAGCGCGGAGATCTGATTGAAAtttaatgctggagaatctcagcagaccAGCCAGCACATAAACTCTGACTTGCAGAGTTTCTCTCACATTTTCTTCCTATAACCGGCTTGAGACAATAGATACTGGAGAAACTGTTCTgttacatgctgagtttctccagcacttgtttgTTTATTACACAGTTTAATAACAAAAAGTGTACGGTATGACAGACCTAGCCCCTATTATAAAGtccgacctgctgagattctccagcacttgtttGATTTTTTTACTGTAGCAATCGTGTCGATGCCGGGACAGTCAACTCTAATGAAGCAGCagcgctggagaaacccagcaagtcTCCCACAATCTGTGTGTATAAAGCTGCAGATTTGCTTTTCACTGTAATGTTGCATGGGGGAAGGGAAAGCGAATAATGCAGCCCCCTGATCGAAAGGAGGGGAGGCTGTTTCTATGGCCTCTATTCTAGATACGTTTTTAAATCCTCCCGTGACATGCATCGAGCTGGCCAATTCTATGAGAGTTTGATTGGATCCATTCCCGTGGTGGACAATGAATTAATATCACTTGTCTTTTTCCATCCGCAGATTACGGGAGTTTGGAATCGGACCGGGATTCTGTCCTCGACGACCCGTTTGAGGAGTTTCTGTGCGCCGATGTCATGCAGCTGATTGAACAGTCGCTGAGCGAGGCCAAGCGCGGCGCCCTGCGCTGCTTCAAGCTCCTCATCCCGGCCGAGTTGAGCGGCCAGGTGGCGGAGGAGCTGTTGCGGTTGGCGGCCAGCGAGCCGTGCGGGCTGCGGGGCGCCGTGCTGCACCTCAGCGTGGAGGACGGCAAGGATTGCAAGGACGTGGACCGGATCGTGGTGGACAGCAGCCTGGTCCCCACCTTCGAGCTCGCCCTGGTGCTGCGGATGGAAGCGGGCATCTGGTCCAAGGTCCAGGACCTCTTGACTTCGGGGCCCTCGTTCACCCCCGGCTACAGCCAAGCTCTCAGACTCAGCCCCAGGTTCCGAATCATTAAGAGAAAACTGTACAGTTCCAACGACGTTTTGGTTGAAGAATGTTGAGGTGATATTCACCGAATGACGAGGACTAGAACTGCTGGGGCTCATCTCTGACCCCAGGGACATTTAACACATTCACTGAGCAACTCTAACCTGCATACCAGCACCCCTGGGTGGTGTATGCAATGGCTTCTCCCAGATCCAGGAACGTGCAATGTTATAACTGCAGTGGAGCTAGTTCTGGACTGAATGGGACCTATGTTAACATCTTCATTTAAAAATGCTTCCACTTGCAGATATGGTGCTAATTTGTGTTGGTGAAAATTACCCCTTGGTGGGGAAACGGGTCTGCAGGGCAGTCTTATTTTTTGAAATGGTATTGCATTTTTTGCAAATTGTTCTTTTGATACTTTTGGTGTTGTGCTACAATTTgtactaaaaataaaaaaaaaaacctgaaatcttGTTTATAATTTATGGTACTCAGTATTGACACTAAATTGCATTAAAGCTGCAAAAGCAGTTGCGCTCATATGCTGGTCATTtgaatcagaatttcttgtcaagaacaagtcatgaaatttggtgttttgtaccAACATTCACATTAAAACCATCTTACGACTACTATAAAgaattaaaatagtagtgcaatgaaaagtaaggcagtgtctttggttcattgatcattcaggaatctgatggcagaggggaagaagctgaccttgtgccgctgagtgctcttctttagactcctgtacctttttcccgatggtagcagagagaagagggcacggcctgggtggtcggGGTCTGAGGAAAGaggctggggtttttttttagacactgccttgatggagtgaagtctggtgcctgtgatgtcacaggctgagttaacaaccctctggaatttattcttgtcctgacagttggtgcctccaaaccaggcagtgatgcaacctgctaGAATTCTCTCCACTGATaatgtagaagtttacgagggtcttcagtgacataccgattctcagacacctcacaaggtatagGTGCTGGCaagccgcctttgtgattgcatcaatgtggatgcTCCGGTACAGATCATTGgggatattgacacccaggaatttgaaattcttgaccctcgatgaggactgggtcatggtcccttgacttcctcctgaaatcgaCAATCATCTTGGTTTAGCAGACTGACGCAAGATTGTTGTCGTTACCCCATTCAATGACCTGATCTATCgctctcctgtacacttccttgtttgtgtgtgtatgattctgctgcctactgtggtgtcattagaattgtgcctggccacacagtcttgggtgtataatgagtatagcagtgggctaagcacacatccttgggggggccacctgtgttgataatcagtgaggaagagatgtttCTAATTTGTACAGActagtcttctgatgagaaagtcaaggatccagttgaagagggaggtacagaggcctCGACTTTGtagttcttgaccagcactgagggaatactgatattgaaggctgagctgtagtcaatgaagagcagccatatgtatgaatgcTATTagaggtgattcagagctgagtggagagccagcaatattgcatcagcTGTGGAGCGAGCTGTGATGAtaagtgaattgcagtgggtccagatctttgcttaggtacgttaATTCTGGCTATAGccagcttctcaaagcatttgCTCACAGTATAAGTTAGTACTACTTGGTGGTAGTCACTACTCTTTGGGTACCGGGATGACACTTTAAGCAGATGGTTCAGATTAAGAATTGCATCAGTTTGGACACTGTCCCAATTGCCATGGCAATATGATACGTGGTCCTAATGCCTCCGATTGAAGGCAACTAAGATTTCAGAATGTTTGCTGATCTGTTTATTATCCAGCTGCCTCCCTTGCAATTTGAGTAACTACATTTTGAAGGAATCTGGTTATTATCCAGATTAAAAATGGTAAAACCAGTTTTCTCACTTATTCGACTACACAAATGCAAAAAATATCTCTCAGTCTACACATTTCCTATTCCtttgcaatgcagaaaaaaaccctagtatctggcacctagcGGGATTGGAAGATGCTGGTTAAGTGtcttttctggttgcttgagacttgcacTAACAATGCTGAACTaacacacctgcattaagaacaaaccgtttaaaagacaaatacTATACTTGTCATCACAAGTAGACCTTGTTTAAGTCAGCTGCACTTCCCTTaagcagtattttttaaaaaatctttggtgaggggggtggggttagAAATCAGTATCTTGTCCTTAATGATGTGAAGTTCAACAGATAATTCCCAAATTTTTAtggctattatttttatttattttaactcatttttttttgctggttggttgAATTCTGTAGATCACCCACTGTCTTTACTGGACAAAGAATCTGAGGGGTAGAATGTAGATGATTGGCCATAATATTGAACAGCAGAGGGAGTGTACAGAATGTGTGAAGGTTGAATCTTTTTAAATGTTGATCTGTTCACGGGAAAAGTCATAATTTATAACAGATTGGTTTCTGAATTGGAATATTTAATTTTGAACAACTTGGTCTTGCATTAAATGTATGGATCTGGAACATTGAACTGAGGAGATTTCCCCTTGGGATATAAAATGCCATCTGTTATTTCAAAAAGCAATGGAAAGTATGATTCTCTGCTGACTTGACCTATGGTCGGGGTGTAGAGCAGCTGCTTCACAACCCCCCCAGCacctggattcaatcctgacctgttCTGACTGGAGAATTTGTATGTACTTGCTGCCTTTTCCACCCACATCTCGTGTTCAGAATATGTTTATTGGCACTGTGTGTAGTTGAATGGAGAGGTGCAGGGCTAAATTTTTAAGGTGCCAGAGCTCATTAAAAATGGTGACGAGGTGCCCaagtgagctctggcagcactgaacCCCCGGGTGAATGAtagggtgggtgggtgagtgtgtgtgtgtgggtgagtgtgtgtgtgtgtgtggatgtctcTGTGCGCTTGTGTGTGGGTTGTACAAGAGATTCTAGGTGCtggaatttagttttttttttaaaaaacctgctGGAAGAATTCTGCTGGCTAGCTGGCGTCCATGGAGAAGAAATGAGCAATCGATGTGGAAACCCTGCTCAGTGGTGAGAAAGGCTAAATCTGGAGGAAAGTTGAATACTGGGAGAACACTGGGCGCTTAATGTTTCTACCTATGGTTCTCCTCCCTAAAGGTAGTCTTGTCTCCTGGTAGATTGTTAAGTGAAATAATCCTTGATGTTCACAAACTATTCTGCAGTCCTCAGCTGAACCTGAATGTGCTGGAATCAAACTCGAGACTGCGCTCAGGTTGGATCGTTTCTAATTTTCATTTCCAAGCTGTGTCAGAAGGCGTCATTAGAGAAAGGAACATTTCGAGTTGGTGAGTGGCTGCTTGTGACCTTCTCCGGTGTTTGGTTGACCTGGGATGTCTTCCCACTGAGGCTTGGGTCTCCTGCTTTGATAAAGGCAGCAAAGGTTGTCctgagtaaaaatacaatgctggagaacctcagcaaggCAAACAGGGTTATATGGCAGAAAAAAAGATACAgaactaacgttttgggcttgagcccttcatcaaagtatggaaaatttagacaggtgtccaaacaaaatggtagggggtgAGGAGCATAGTCTCGCAGGCAGGAGGTAGTAATggatagataagggagggagggagggcacagcagcaaacagggaggagggatggttctgagagtagagaaggaagggggtggagaattatcagaaagaagacaaggggagggagggacaatggagagtaggttggcagaaactggagaagctatctggttggagagtgccgagaaaaaaaaaaacccctcctACTATTTTGTTTGgatacctgccaacatttttccaaatCTTGATGAAGGTCCCAAgcctggttatgtatctttatctttgctatataaagttcgacatgcggagtttctccagcattgtgtttatacttCAACCAAGGTATGTTTTACTGAAGATTGTTCTGAATGTGGTTCTATTCAGCCATCACCCCAAAAGGATCTTCAGTGACTAGTATTAGATTAGGTAAAGTTTCTGATGTTGCCTTTTTGAGGCCAACAGTTTTGTTAAAATGGAACAGGTGACATTGCGACTCCTTGTGGCCCATTCCTTTCTATTAGAGCACACCCTCTGGTTCAAATGCTTTGGATTAAAGTTCCATTCTGGAGAATTTAACTCCCCCTCAATATTGTATGGCATTATTTGGAAGGCCTGACCTATGAATGCTGTGACCAATATTATGATCAGAATTTatgatcatgaacaagtcaccttacattactataaataaaagaaaagtgaggcagtgactttggttcattgattattcaggaatctgatggcagcggaaaagaagctgtccttgtgccactgagagctcgtctttaggctcctatatctttttcccgatggtagcagagtaaagagggcatggtctgggtggtgcaggtctgtgaggatagaggctgctttttttaaagacactgcctcatctagatgtcctcgatggagtgaagtttggtgcctgtgatgtcacagactgagttaaacaatcctctggagtttattctcgtcttgagagttggcgcttccataccaggcagtgatggaaccagccagaatgctctccatggtacacttgcagaagtttatgagagtcttcagtgacataccgaatctcctcagacacctcacaaagtatagctgctggcgagccttctttgtgattgcagcaacatggaggctccaggagagatcctcggagatgttgatacccaggaattggaagttctttttttacatttttttttatttttcacactatgaaccatattgaccaaaatgcacataaacatttccctcctgaatatacacagtgtcattttctcccctttttccccctccctaatTGGAAGCTCTTGATCCTCTCCATGactgaaccctcaatgaggactgggtcacgttcccctgacttcctcctgaattaATTCCCATTCAATTCAATATTAGTGTGGTGGCACTTTTTGAATACGTCTGTAAACATCAGACATCATAAGATGGTGACGTCCTCTTTAGAGTTATTGGTCAGAGTCTCTGTCCATGCATGCTATTTTAATGCTGGTCTTAGTGAGATAAGGTTGAATCGGCTGGGAATTTTGAATAGTGACGGGAGTATGGATGCCATCGCTTGCTTTACATTCATTCCCGTTTTCATAGATGGggttttctcctctgtgttgtctGACTAATATTGTGCTGGGAATTCCATCTCTACTGGGGTTGGGGGATCTGCCTTAAATAAGTGGTTGGCTTAAAATAATAAGATTTAAAATTCTTTGGTCTTGAATAGGCGAACCTTGGTTTAACTGCCTCCTTTACACCACTCTCCCTATCAACACTAAACCCATGCTGAATTAATTTTAAAacgagcttttttttaaaaaaaaaccagcttGTTGCAATTTTGCACTGTTATTAATGTAGTTCTAATTGTTTCTCAATCGTTGGCTGTAGGACAAGGGTAAGTGGGATTCTAatctggagtttgtatgttccccctgTCTCTGGATGAGTTTTCCCTTGTTTCATCCCACCTATcaaaatgtaggtcaattgggtgtagctgggcagcacaggcttgtgggatgaaagggcctgtgaccgtgctgtttgtctaaatttaaacttgttCATTGACCTGTCTATGGTCAAGCTGTCTCTTGGAGCAACAGAGTGAATTGCCGTataatgttaaaataaaaataaaacccaCTGTAAGAGTTTGACAACTTTTAGAGAGGCTATCTTGTATCTACAGTGTACCTTTTTTGTTCAGACTGGATGTTGATGGCAAGCAGCCCAGAGGCAGGGGAGTGAATCACATGCAACCTCCTCTCCTGACCTTGTCTGAGGCTGCAACAAGTCTATAAGTCCCACCTGGTGGTGATCTCATCAGACTTTGAATAATCTGCCTTCATTATTTGATCAAGATTCTAATCATTGTTTGGATGACTCCTGATTTAAACTCAGTGTCAAATTATGCCTCATGATGTATCACCTGTGGCTCATTTGAGGACAAACGAACCTTTTGAGTTAGAACTTGCCATGTTCATTTTTTCTTGTGGTTTCAAGACAAACATGAGGTGAGTAGACCAGTGCAGTGCTGCTCCcttttctcattcttcaaagtGTTCCCAGATTCCTTTTGAAGGTAAGGAAGTAATTTGGACCATTACACGAGGTTTCAGAACCTCACTCTCCAACTTATTGTTCTCTTGCACATGATAACTCCAAGGTTCAACCCCTGGATGGCCACGAAATATTTTTCAGGGCAGCGTAATTGACGTAGTGGTCAGTGCAATGTTGTGATTGgagtcctgcgctgtctgcacgctctccctgtgtctgcgtaggttttcctggggggggggggcctctggtttcctcctgccattcaaaatatactgggggttgtaggtcaattgtgtgtaattgggcaacacaggcttgtgggccaaaagagcctgttaccatgctgaatatctaaatttcaaatttacaaccaTCAACTTCCCCACCAGATTCTCCTGTCACGTGCAGACACCAGTTAATCCAGtagttctcaccttttctctttccactggcataccattttaagtaatcctttactaaccacagagcacctatggcatcagaTGTGTTCTgaggttagtaaaggattactaagatggtatgggagtgggacaaaaaaaagattgagaacaacTGGGTTAGGGTTACTGAGGATGGATGGACTGTTGCATTTCTCCTGTGACAACAATTCCTGCAATCTGTTGCCTTCAAGAGACTGGCATGCTTTGTTTGGATTTGATGTATGTCAATACGTGCAAGGGTGATGGGTGGACAAGACTTGGATGGATTAGAGAACCTGTTCTCATCCTTTTTTCTACTTgcgtaccacctgaa
This region includes:
- the ddit4 gene encoding DNA damage-inducible transcript 4 protein, with amino-acid sequence MCHGRAAAPSLPPLPPSSWGKLLQRIADLTGSSPAQDLPCPLERKAEPSLDSDSDYGSLESDRDSVLDDPFEEFLCADVMQLIEQSLSEAKRGALRCFKLLIPAELSGQVAEELLRLAASEPCGLRGAVLHLSVEDGKDCKDVDRIVVDSSLVPTFELALVLRMEAGIWSKVQDLLTSGPSFTPGYSQALRLSPRFRIIKRKLYSSNDVLVEEC